A region from the Engraulis encrasicolus isolate BLACKSEA-1 chromosome 18, IST_EnEncr_1.0, whole genome shotgun sequence genome encodes:
- the LOC134468586 gene encoding E3 SUMO-protein ligase ZBED1-like, translating into MDSVEEPGGSGESQASDSTKFVPKRGAHSVVWKYFGFKPEDDDQCGEVYCCICSITVGAKQGNTSNLSGHLKRHHIVQYDEIMPKTPDARPKQASITDTLQNATPYPTSSSRQKQITDAIAYHIAKDMAPMYTVEHVGFKKMVQTLDKRYTMPSRKYFSNVAIPAMYDSKRADVKAELREVKYFSATSDLWSSRTMEPYMSLTVHFITSDFEMKSRCLQTSFFPEDHTGQALAHGLKEALAAWGLDEERLACITTDNGQNIVKAISINNWTRLQCFGHRLHLAIENAMKHTKVDRAVGLCKKIVGSFSHSWKRRRDLAQVQKELKLPVHKLKTECPTRWGSRQAMVQRVLEQLPAITHVLSPDRKTRHLVPMWQDLEILEAINATLTPLADFTDALSGEQYVSISSVKPVLHLFESSVLVVKEDDIEFTATLKTKILGYLQDKYSDPNTQDLLNMATTLDPRFKMDYIGEEVKPTVRARLVDEMTGLTPAEQVAPDPSTDPQKPPAKKARKTLGSFFKAAKSNEESGPTVNRDQAVLSEMESYLLTRNIDTEDDPLTWWRENKAQYPRMSLLARKYLGIPATSSPSERLFSTGGNIVTCQRSSLRPQNVDRLVFLAKNL; encoded by the exons ATGGATAGTGTGGAAGAGCCAGGTGGTAGCGGAGAGAGCCAGGCAAGTGATTCAACAAAGTTTGTCCCCAAGAGAGGTGCGCATTCTGTTGTGTGGAAATACTTCGGCTTTAAACCTGAAGACGACGATCAATGTGGCGAGGTGTACTGCTGCATATGCTCCATCACAGTAGGAGCAAAGCAGGGCAATACTTCTAATTTGTCCGGCCACCTCAAACGCCACCACATAGTGCAATATGACGAAATTATGCCCAAGACACCTGATGCACGCCCAAAACAGGCGTCTATAACAGACACCTTACAGAACGCGACGCCCTATCCGACCAGCTCCAGCAGGCAAAAACAAATAACTGATGCAATAGCATACCACATTGCCAAAGACATGGCGCCGATGTATACAGTCGAGCACGTTGGATTTAAAAAGATGGTCCAAACATTGGACAAACGTTACACTATGCCTTCGCGGAAATACTTTTCCAATGTTGCGATACCAGCAATGTATGATTCCAAGCGGGCAGATGTCAAAGCGGAATTACGTGAAGTGAAATACTTCTCGGCAACGTCAGATTTGTGGTCCAGCCGGACCATGGAGCCTTATATGAGCCTGACCGTGCACTTCATTACAAGTGACTTCGAGATGAAAAGCCGATGTCTTCAGACGAGTTTCTTCCCGGAGGACCACACTGGTCAGGCTTTAGCTCATGGCTTGAAGGAGGCGCTTGCGGCATGGGGGTTGGATGAGGAAAGGCTGGCTTGCATTACAACAGACAACGGGCAAAACATCGTCAAAGCCATTTCCATAAACAACTGGACCAGGCTGCAATGTTTTGGCCACAGACTGCATCTTGCAATCG AAAATGccatgaagcacacaaaagttGACAGAGCAGTGGGCCTTTGCAAGAAGATTGTGGGATCCTTCAGTCACAGCTGGAAGCGCAGGAGAGACCTTGCTCAGGTCCAAAAGGAGCTCAAACTGCCTGTGCACAAACTGAAAACGGAGTGTCCAACAAGATGGGGGTCAAGGCAAGCCATGGTGCAGCGAGTCCTTGAGCAGCTACCAGCCATCACTCATGTCTTATCCCCGGACCGGAAGACGAGGCACCTGGTTCCCATGTGGCAGGACCTAGAGATCCTTGAGGCCATCAATGCCACCCTCACCCCACTTGCTGACTTTACAGATGCCCTTTCCGGAGAGCAGTATGTGAGCATTTCTTCAGTCAAGCCGGTGCTGCATCTGTTTGAGTCCTCCGTGTTGGTGGTCAAAGAGGATGACATAGAGTTCACCGCAACATTGAAGACCAAGATCTTGGGATACCTTCAAGACAAATACAGTGACCCGAATACACAGGATCTCCTCAACATGGCAACGACACTTGACCCAAGATTCAAGATGGATTACATTGGAGAGGAGGTCAAACCCACTGTACGAGCAAGACTGGTGGATGAGATGACTGGCCTTACACCAGCTGAG CAAGTTGCCCCTGACCCCTCGACTGATCCCCAGAAACCTCCTGCGAAGAAGGCCCGGAAGACGCTTGGAAGCTTCTTTAAAGCCGCAAAAAGCAATGAGGAGTCAGGCCCCACAGTTAATCGAGACCAAGCAGTTCTGTCAGAGATGGAGTCATATCTCCTTACACGAAACATAGACACTGAAGATGATCCCTTAACTTGGTGGAGGGAAAATAAGGCCCAATATCCCCGAATGTCTTTGCTGGCACGAAAGTATTTGGGCATCCCTGCCACGAGCTCACCCTCTGAGCGGCTGTTCAGTACTGGAGGGAACATCGTGACCTGTCAACGGTCATCACTGAGGCCTCAAAATGTTGACAGACTTGTGTTCTTGGCAAAAAATCTTTGA